A section of the Asticcacaulis sp. EMRT-3 genome encodes:
- a CDS encoding division plane positioning ATPase MipZ encodes MSQARILVFGNEKGGAGKSTVAMHVAVHLLHQGKRVAFIDLDLRQRSLARFFSNRARWAAANEKTLLQAFEPFLADKPASLLTAPENEAKAAFDRALDQALDAADYVIIDTPGGDHALSRRAHAVAHLIITPMNDSFIDFDLLGEVDPVTLEVKRPSIYAETVWNSRKTRAAWDGKSIGWIVLRNRLAQLEARNRRRVDERVTALGKRVGFEVLAGLRDRVIYRELFPFGLTVADLSEDINPVAMSLSHVSARQELRALMASLGLEAGSDTQAEPEFETAET; translated from the coding sequence ATGTCGCAGGCGCGTATTCTGGTTTTCGGCAATGAAAAGGGCGGTGCGGGCAAGTCCACCGTGGCCATGCACGTGGCGGTGCATCTGCTGCATCAGGGCAAGCGCGTGGCCTTTATTGACCTCGATCTGCGTCAGCGTTCGCTGGCCCGCTTCTTTTCCAACCGCGCCAGATGGGCGGCGGCCAATGAAAAGACTCTGTTGCAGGCGTTTGAACCCTTTCTGGCCGACAAGCCGGCCAGCCTGCTCACCGCGCCGGAAAATGAGGCGAAGGCGGCGTTTGACCGCGCGCTTGATCAGGCGCTGGATGCAGCCGATTATGTAATCATCGATACGCCGGGCGGCGATCATGCCCTGTCGCGCCGCGCCCACGCCGTGGCCCACCTGATCATTACGCCGATGAATGACAGCTTCATCGATTTCGACCTGCTGGGCGAGGTCGATCCGGTGACGCTTGAGGTCAAGCGTCCGTCCATCTATGCGGAAACCGTGTGGAATTCGCGCAAAACACGCGCCGCCTGGGATGGTAAGTCGATCGGCTGGATCGTGCTGCGCAACCGTCTGGCCCAGCTTGAGGCGCGCAACCGCCGTCGGGTGGATGAGCGGGTGACGGCGCTGGGCAAGCGGGTCGGGTTTGAGGTTCTGGCGGGCCTGCGCGACCGGGTGATTTATCGTGAGTTGTTTCCGTTCGGCCTGACTGTGGCCGATCTTTCGGAGGACATCAATCCGGTGGCCATGTCGCTCAGCCATGTGTCGGCGCGGCAGGAATTGCGCGCCCTGATGGCCTCGCTGGGGCTGGAGGCCGGAAGCGATACCCAGGCCGAGCCTGAATTTGAAACGGCGGAGACGTAA
- the map gene encoding type I methionyl aminopeptidase produces the protein MTTDSDYMTRSDTIRIHTDEDFAGMRKAGRVAAECLDMLIPHVKPGVATSFLDDLARQFIFDHGGLPACVFYRGYQNTVCISANHVVCHGMPSEKTVREGDIVNIDVTCIIDGWHGDTSRMYEVGDVSPKAKRLIDVTYEAMALGLAQIKPGNTFGDIAAAIQKYAEGQRCSVVRDFCGHGVGRIFHDAPNVLHFGKAGTGPVLEKGMFFTVEPMINLGRHEVKVLNDGWTAVTRDKTLSAQCEHSCGVTDNGVELFTASPTGQFRPGAVAG, from the coding sequence ATGACGACAGATTCCGACTATATGACCCGCTCCGACACCATCCGCATTCACACGGATGAGGATTTCGCTGGTATGCGTAAGGCGGGCCGTGTGGCCGCCGAATGCCTCGACATGCTGATCCCGCACGTCAAACCCGGCGTGGCCACAAGCTTTCTCGATGATCTGGCGCGCCAGTTTATCTTTGATCATGGCGGTTTGCCAGCCTGCGTCTTTTATCGCGGCTACCAGAATACGGTGTGTATCTCGGCCAATCATGTGGTCTGCCACGGTATGCCTTCGGAAAAAACCGTGCGTGAAGGCGACATCGTCAATATCGATGTCACCTGCATTATCGATGGCTGGCATGGCGACACTTCGCGCATGTACGAGGTTGGCGACGTATCGCCGAAAGCAAAGCGTTTGATCGACGTCACCTATGAGGCGATGGCGCTCGGCCTGGCCCAGATCAAACCGGGCAACACCTTTGGCGACATCGCCGCCGCTATCCAGAAATATGCCGAGGGCCAGCGCTGCTCAGTGGTGCGCGACTTCTGCGGTCATGGCGTCGGGCGTATCTTCCACGATGCCCCCAATGTGCTGCATTTCGGCAAGGCGGGCACCGGGCCCGTGCTCGAAAAAGGCATGTTCTTTACCGTCGAGCCGATGATCAATCTCGGTCGTCATGAGGTGAAAGTACTGAACGACGGCTGGACCGCCGTGACGCGCGACAAGACGCTGAGCGCCCAGTGTGAACATAGCTGCGGCGTGACGGACAATGGCGTCGAGCTGTTCACCGCCTCGCCAACGGGTCAGTTCCGGCCGGGCGCAGTCGCCGGCTAG
- a CDS encoding Tat pathway signal sequence domain protein, producing the protein MSVVMRRILTGVCLGLLINIGGVMVAHAQMGGGPGGGQGGQDNSRAEQDKKDKEWGNTNLHLKAVKAEGPCPYVKVLYDAARYEEFQDNKESTTTAKWTGQINGVNSDCAYKGTDPILVGMDISFSLGRGPMADGDTKIYHYWVAVTERDKTVLAKKEFDLPVTFAPGQKAQDVNTRIEDIVIPRADLTVSGANFEVLVGFDVTPQMADFNRQGKHFRYVTPEENKSDDAGQ; encoded by the coding sequence ATGTCAGTTGTCATGCGTCGTATTCTGACGGGGGTTTGCCTTGGTCTGCTAATCAATATTGGCGGTGTTATGGTGGCGCACGCCCAGATGGGCGGCGGCCCCGGTGGCGGTCAGGGCGGACAGGATAACAGCCGGGCCGAGCAGGACAAGAAGGACAAGGAGTGGGGCAATACCAACCTGCACCTGAAGGCGGTCAAGGCCGAAGGGCCGTGCCCTTACGTCAAGGTATTGTACGATGCCGCCCGCTATGAGGAATTCCAGGATAATAAGGAATCGACCACCACGGCGAAATGGACCGGCCAGATCAATGGCGTCAATTCCGATTGCGCCTATAAGGGCACCGATCCGATTCTGGTCGGCATGGACATTTCCTTCTCGCTGGGCCGCGGCCCGATGGCCGATGGCGACACCAAGATCTATCATTACTGGGTGGCGGTGACCGAGCGCGACAAGACGGTGCTGGCCAAGAAGGAATTCGACCTGCCGGTGACCTTCGCTCCCGGCCAGAAGGCGCAGGACGTCAATACGCGAATCGAGGATATTGTGATCCCGCGCGCCGACCTGACCGTTTCCGGCGCCAATTTTGAAGTGCTGGTCGGGTTTGATGTGACGCCGCAAATGGCCGACTTCAACCGTCAGGGCAAGCATTTCCGTTACGTCACCCCTGAGGAAAACAAGAGCGACGACGCGGGGCAATAG
- the gcvH gene encoding glycine cleavage system protein GcvH, giving the protein MKFTKDHEWVRVEGAEAFVGISLYAANALGDVVFVELPEMGKTVKQGDAFAVVESVKAASDVYAPVSGEVVAVNDDLPNAPETINAVPEAGGWIAKIKLSDLSELDGLMDQVAYDAYLDTL; this is encoded by the coding sequence ATGAAATTCACCAAGGATCACGAATGGGTGCGCGTCGAGGGCGCGGAAGCCTTTGTGGGCATTTCGCTCTATGCCGCCAATGCGCTCGGCGATGTTGTGTTCGTCGAGCTGCCCGAAATGGGTAAGACCGTGAAGCAGGGCGACGCCTTTGCTGTCGTCGAAAGCGTCAAGGCCGCGTCGGATGTCTATGCGCCGGTGTCGGGCGAGGTGGTTGCGGTCAATGACGACCTGCCGAATGCGCCCGAAACCATCAATGCCGTGCCCGAAGCGGGCGGCTGGATCGCCAAGATCAAGCTGTCCGATCTGTCGGAGCTGGACGGGCTGATGGATCAGGTGGCTTACGACGCCTATCTGGACACCTTGTAA
- the argS gene encoding arginine--tRNA ligase — protein MSLTPPDGPMFTESFDNSHDFRHGLSALTGKAFAAKGFDAAAGRVRASDRPDLADFQCNGALAVAKQAKANPREVATRILAHIQHDSRLKSADIAGPGFLNLILSESALSQRANTLVVDERLGAPVVSHPRKVIIDFGGPNVAKEMHIGHLRTAVIGESLKRVFRFMGDTVVGDAHFGDWGYQMGLLIVALSDEQPDLPYFDAGFEGEYPAEPPVSLDDLGRLYPLASNKGKADPDYRDRARKATKELQTGRRGYLALWRHFVTVSREALQRDYAALGVSFDLWNGESDADPYIEPMVADLKEKGLLVPSQGAQIIQVARPDDKKEMPPLLVVSSEGSSMYGTTDLATIVQRKQEFGPDLALYVVDQRQAGHFEQVFRAAYLAGYAKVGELEHAANGTVNGPDGTPFKTRDGGTLKLHDLLSQALAKATERLHEAGLGEGLSEAEFADTAHQVAVAALKFAELSNHRTTNYIFDLDRFTSFEGKTGPYLLYQAVRMKSILRKARDQQVFEGEITVAEPAERELVLLLDAFDGALKETYLKRAPNILADHVYRLAQGFSKFYAACPVLAGEDVALKGSRLALVSLCLRQLVLGLDLMGLTAPEQM, from the coding sequence ATGTCACTGACCCCGCCGGATGGCCCGATGTTTACCGAATCGTTCGACAACTCCCATGATTTTCGTCACGGCCTGAGCGCGCTGACCGGCAAGGCTTTTGCTGCTAAGGGTTTTGATGCCGCAGCCGGGCGCGTCAGGGCTTCGGATCGGCCTGATCTGGCCGATTTTCAGTGCAATGGTGCGCTGGCGGTGGCCAAGCAGGCCAAGGCCAATCCGCGCGAGGTGGCTACGCGCATTCTGGCCCATATCCAGCATGATTCCCGTCTGAAATCGGCGGACATTGCCGGGCCGGGCTTTCTCAATCTGATCCTGTCGGAATCCGCCTTAAGCCAGCGCGCCAACACCCTTGTCGTCGATGAACGGCTGGGCGCGCCGGTGGTGAGCCATCCGCGCAAGGTGATCATCGATTTCGGCGGGCCCAATGTCGCCAAGGAAATGCACATCGGCCACCTGCGCACGGCGGTGATCGGCGAAAGCCTGAAGCGCGTTTTCCGCTTTATGGGCGACACGGTGGTGGGCGATGCCCATTTCGGCGACTGGGGCTATCAGATGGGCCTGCTGATCGTGGCCCTGTCGGATGAACAGCCCGATCTGCCCTATTTTGACGCAGGGTTTGAGGGGGAGTATCCGGCCGAGCCGCCGGTGAGCCTCGATGATCTCGGCCGCCTCTATCCGCTGGCGTCCAATAAGGGCAAGGCCGATCCTGATTACCGCGATCGGGCGCGCAAGGCCACGAAAGAGCTACAGACCGGGCGGCGCGGCTATCTGGCCCTGTGGCGGCATTTCGTGACCGTATCACGCGAAGCCCTGCAACGTGACTATGCGGCTTTGGGCGTCAGCTTCGATCTGTGGAACGGCGAATCCGATGCCGACCCCTATATCGAGCCGATGGTGGCTGACCTGAAGGAAAAGGGCCTGCTGGTGCCCAGTCAGGGGGCGCAGATTATCCAGGTGGCGCGCCCGGACGACAAGAAGGAGATGCCGCCCTTGCTGGTCGTCTCGTCGGAAGGTTCGTCCATGTATGGCACGACCGATCTGGCTACCATCGTGCAGCGCAAACAGGAATTCGGCCCGGATCTGGCGCTTTATGTCGTCGATCAGCGACAGGCCGGCCATTTCGAACAGGTCTTCCGCGCCGCCTATCTGGCCGGTTATGCGAAGGTCGGCGAACTGGAACACGCCGCCAATGGCACGGTCAACGGGCCGGACGGCACACCGTTTAAAACGCGCGACGGCGGCACGCTGAAGCTGCACGATCTGCTGTCACAGGCGCTGGCGAAGGCGACAGAACGCCTGCATGAGGCCGGGCTGGGCGAGGGGCTGTCTGAGGCTGAGTTCGCCGATACGGCGCATCAGGTGGCGGTGGCGGCGCTGAAATTCGCCGAGCTTTCCAACCACCGCACCACCAATTACATCTTTGATCTCGACCGCTTCACCAGCTTCGAGGGCAAGACCGGGCCGTACCTGCTTTATCAGGCGGTGCGGATGAAATCGATCCTGCGCAAGGCGCGCGATCAGCAGGTGTTTGAAGGCGAGATCACGGTGGCCGAACCTGCCGAGCGCGAACTGGTCTTGCTGCTCGATGCTTTTGATGGTGCGCTGAAAGAAACCTATCTCAAGCGCGCCCCTAATATCCTGGCCGATCATGTCTATCGTCTGGCGCAGGGTTTCTCGAAATTCTATGCCGCCTGTCCGGTGCTGGCCGGTGAGGATGTGGCGTTGAAGGGCTCGCGTCTGGCGCTGGTGTCGCTATGCTTGCGTCAGCTTGTGCTGGGGCTTGATCTCATGGGCCTGACCGCGCCGGAACAGATGTAA
- the radC gene encoding DNA repair protein RadC: MDANDHPAAEPLLPQHGGHRQRLRDRARIGGVSALPDYELLELFLFRSIPQRDVKPLAKALLARFGSLAAALSAPLDDMLQVSALDNHGKALKMTADIALDLQLMFEATRRLVADPLRRTTVIASWSALVSYLKVTLAHEPREQFRILFLDKKNQLIADEIMGHGTVDHAPAYPREIMRRALELSSSNVILVHNHPSGDPMPSQGDIDMTKQIVAAGKPLKIGVHDHLIVGREGVASLKQIGAM; the protein is encoded by the coding sequence ATGGACGCAAACGATCATCCGGCGGCTGAGCCCCTTCTCCCGCAACATGGCGGCCATCGCCAGCGTCTGCGTGACCGGGCACGCATCGGCGGCGTATCGGCCCTGCCCGATTACGAACTGCTCGAACTGTTCCTGTTCCGCTCGATCCCGCAACGCGATGTCAAGCCGCTGGCCAAGGCCCTGCTGGCGCGCTTCGGCTCACTGGCCGCCGCCCTCTCCGCCCCGCTCGATGACATGCTACAGGTGTCGGCGCTCGATAATCACGGCAAGGCGCTGAAAATGACCGCCGACATCGCGCTTGATCTGCAACTGATGTTCGAGGCCACGCGTCGTCTGGTGGCCGATCCCTTACGCCGCACCACGGTGATCGCCTCATGGTCGGCTTTGGTGTCGTACCTCAAGGTGACCCTGGCCCACGAGCCGCGCGAACAGTTTCGCATCCTGTTTCTCGACAAGAAAAATCAGTTGATCGCCGACGAAATCATGGGCCACGGCACGGTCGATCATGCGCCGGCCTATCCGCGCGAAATCATGCGTCGCGCGCTGGAGCTTTCTTCCAGCAACGTCATTCTCGTGCATAACCACCCCAGTGGCGATCCCATGCCGAGTCAGGGCGACATCGACATGACAAAACAGATCGTCGCCGCCGGCAAGCCGCTCAAGATCGGCGTCCATGATCATCTGATCGTCGGTCGCGAAGGCGTGGCCAGCCTGAAACAGATCGGGGCTATGTAA
- the gcvPA gene encoding aminomethyl-transferring glycine dehydrogenase subunit GcvPA yields MRYLPLSAHDRADMLDKIGVATIDDLFVDVPQPARRAGTVDLPTVAGEMEVEAQLQSLAAQNVSPANVPFFIGAGAYRHHIPSTVDHIIQRSEFLTSYTPYQPEIAQGTLQVLFEFQSQVARLTGMPVANASLYDGSTAAAEGVLMATRVTRRNKAVLSGGLHPHYRETVETLAHAVGIKTEACAVAVDHEADVLQHIDADTACVVVQTPNVFGTATDVRKIAEAAQAAGALLIVVVTEAMSLGLLKSPGEMGADVVAVEGQSIGVPLSYGGPYVGLFAAKEKYLRQMPGRLCGETVDADGERGFVLTLSTREQHIRRDKATSNICTNSGLCALAFSVHMSLLGETGLKRVAKINYAKAHQLKDQLVSAGFEIVTPRFFNEFTVKLPKPATPVVEAMAARGVLGGVPFARLQNEPGFENDLILAVTETVSEADMAALVIALKEAVQ; encoded by the coding sequence ATGAGATACCTCCCTTTAAGCGCCCATGACCGGGCCGACATGCTGGACAAGATCGGTGTGGCCACTATCGACGATCTGTTCGTTGATGTGCCGCAGCCCGCGCGCCGCGCAGGCACGGTTGACCTGCCGACGGTGGCGGGCGAAATGGAGGTCGAGGCGCAGCTTCAGAGCCTTGCCGCGCAGAATGTGTCGCCGGCGAATGTGCCGTTTTTCATTGGGGCAGGGGCCTATCGCCACCACATTCCATCAACGGTTGATCATATCATCCAGCGCTCGGAATTCCTGACCAGCTATACGCCTTATCAGCCGGAAATCGCCCAGGGCACGCTGCAAGTCTTGTTTGAGTTTCAAAGCCAGGTGGCGCGTCTGACGGGGATGCCGGTGGCCAATGCCTCGCTCTATGACGGCTCGACCGCCGCCGCCGAAGGCGTGCTGATGGCGACGCGCGTCACGCGCCGCAACAAGGCCGTGCTGTCGGGCGGCCTGCATCCGCATTACCGCGAAACGGTCGAAACCCTGGCCCATGCGGTCGGGATCAAAACCGAGGCCTGCGCTGTGGCGGTCGATCACGAAGCCGATGTGCTGCAACATATTGACGCCGATACGGCCTGTGTGGTGGTGCAGACGCCGAATGTCTTCGGCACGGCCACGGATGTGAGGAAGATCGCCGAGGCGGCGCAGGCCGCGGGCGCGCTGCTGATCGTGGTGGTGACCGAGGCCATGTCGCTGGGTCTGCTGAAATCGCCCGGTGAAATGGGCGCCGATGTGGTGGCGGTCGAAGGCCAGTCGATCGGCGTACCGCTGTCCTACGGCGGGCCCTATGTCGGGCTGTTCGCGGCGAAGGAAAAATACCTGCGCCAGATGCCGGGGCGTCTGTGCGGCGAGACGGTCGATGCCGATGGCGAGCGCGGCTTCGTGCTGACGCTTTCGACGCGCGAACAGCATATCCGCCGCGACAAGGCGACATCAAATATTTGCACCAATTCAGGGCTTTGCGCGCTGGCCTTCAGTGTTCACATGAGCTTGCTCGGCGAAACCGGCTTAAAGCGTGTGGCGAAAATCAACTATGCCAAGGCGCATCAACTGAAGGATCAACTGGTTAGCGCAGGGTTTGAAATCGTTACGCCGCGCTTTTTCAACGAATTCACGGTAAAATTGCCGAAACCTGCCACGCCGGTGGTGGAAGCGATGGCGGCCAGGGGCGTGCTGGGCGGGGTGCCGTTCGCGCGCCTGCAAAACGAACCAGGTTTTGAGAATGATCTGATTCTCGCCGTCACGGAAACCGTATCCGAGGCCGATATGGCCGCCCTTGTCATAGCCCTGAAGGAAGCCGTGCAATGA
- the gcvPB gene encoding aminomethyl-transferring glycine dehydrogenase subunit GcvPB, which yields MSMNSVGRPTAPEMTPDIDVTAASFRTLLGGRGLLQNEKLIFEKDDYSRTGVDFADVEIDASDLDGLLRGDDLGLPGLTEPEAMRHYVRLSQKNHAIDLALYPLGSCTMKHNPRLNEKMARLPGLGDIHPLQPVSTVQGALALMDTLSHWLKTLTGMPAVAITPKAGAHGELCGLLAIKAAHEAKGQGHRRTVLVPTSAHGTNPATAAFVGYQVREVAQTEDGRVDVADLAAKLGPDVAAIMVTNPNTCGLFERDIIEIARLTHAAGAYFYCDGANFNAIVGRVRPGDLGVDAMHINLHKTFSTPHGGGGPGAGPVVLSEALAPFAPKPWVVSHGSGFDLIEHDEGISAENFGRQKPFGRMCAFHGQMGMFIRALTYMLSHGADGLKQVAEDAVLNANYIKASLQDLMSVPFPDGPCMHEALFDDEWLKDTGVTTLDFAKAMIDEGFHPMTMYFPLVVHGAMLIEPTETESKDELDRFIATLRALAGAARAGEVARFKGAPYLAPAKRLDETRAARQPRLSYS from the coding sequence ATGAGTATGAACAGCGTTGGCCGCCCGACGGCGCCGGAAATGACACCAGACATCGACGTTACAGCCGCCTCGTTCAGGACGCTGCTGGGCGGGCGCGGCCTGCTGCAGAATGAAAAGCTGATCTTCGAGAAGGACGATTACAGTCGTACCGGCGTCGATTTCGCCGATGTCGAGATCGACGCCTCCGACCTCGACGGCCTGTTGCGCGGCGATGATCTGGGCCTGCCGGGCCTGACCGAGCCGGAAGCCATGCGCCACTATGTCCGCCTGAGCCAGAAGAACCACGCCATCGACCTGGCGCTCTATCCGCTCGGCTCCTGCACCATGAAGCACAATCCGCGTCTCAATGAGAAGATGGCGCGCCTGCCGGGGCTGGGCGACATCCACCCCTTGCAGCCTGTCTCGACTGTGCAGGGCGCGCTGGCCCTGATGGACACGCTCAGCCACTGGCTGAAAACCCTGACCGGTATGCCCGCCGTCGCCATTACGCCCAAGGCGGGCGCGCATGGCGAGCTGTGCGGGCTGCTGGCCATCAAGGCGGCGCACGAGGCGAAGGGGCAGGGCCATCGCCGCACGGTTCTGGTGCCGACCTCGGCGCACGGCACCAATCCGGCCACAGCCGCCTTTGTCGGCTATCAGGTGCGCGAAGTGGCCCAGACCGAAGACGGCCGCGTCGATGTGGCCGATCTAGCCGCCAAGCTGGGGCCCGATGTGGCCGCCATCATGGTCACCAACCCCAATACCTGCGGGCTTTTTGAACGCGACATCATCGAAATTGCCCGCCTGACCCACGCGGCGGGGGCCTATTTTTACTGTGACGGCGCTAATTTCAACGCCATTGTCGGGCGGGTGCGTCCGGGCGATCTTGGCGTCGATGCCATGCATATCAATCTGCACAAGACCTTCTCGACACCACACGGCGGCGGTGGGCCGGGTGCCGGGCCGGTGGTGCTGTCCGAGGCGCTGGCGCCTTTCGCGCCCAAGCCGTGGGTGGTCTCCCACGGTTCCGGCTTCGATCTGATCGAGCATGACGAAGGGATCAGCGCTGAAAATTTTGGCCGCCAAAAGCCTTTTGGAAGAATGTGCGCCTTTCACGGCCAGATGGGCATGTTTATCCGTGCGCTCACCTATATGCTCAGTCATGGCGCTGACGGGCTGAAGCAGGTGGCCGAGGACGCGGTTCTCAATGCCAACTATATTAAGGCCAGCTTGCAGGATCTGATGAGCGTGCCTTTCCCGGACGGCCCGTGCATGCACGAGGCGCTTTTCGACGACGAATGGCTGAAGGATACCGGCGTCACCACGCTCGATTTCGCCAAGGCGATGATCGACGAGGGCTTCCATCCGATGACCATGTATTTCCCGCTGGTCGTGCATGGCGCCATGCTGATCGAGCCGACCGAAACCGAATCGAAGGACGAACTCGACCGCTTTATCGCCACCTTGCGCGCCCTGGCCGGTGCTGCCAGGGCCGGTGAGGTGGCACGTTTCAAGGGTGCGCCCTATCTGGCCCCGGCCAAACGGCTTGATGAAACGCGCGCTGCCCGCCAGCCCCGGCTGAGCTACAGCTAG
- the gcvT gene encoding glycine cleavage system aminomethyltransferase GcvT, with translation MSEEILKSTPLEDRHIALGARMVPFAGYNMPVQYEGVLAEHKWTRASAGLFDVSHMGQARITGEGAIATLEALTPTDFAALKAGRQKYALLLAEDGGILDDWMVSRPEAEGFFLVVNAACKDQDFEIIADAIADDENGPPDELEDVEFEVLTERALLALQGPKAKDVMRELCPAACDMYFMDCGTFELLGETAFISRSGYTGEDGFEISFPAERVGDLWDELLSSPLVKPIGLGARDSLRLEAGMPLYGHEMDAGYTLVEANLGFAMQKSRLERGDIRGIDRIRAQLGGDLARVRVAIRVLAGPPAREGAKILDGDGEELGVVTSGVPSPSLGVSIAMGYVPPAFSAIGTAVQLEVRGKPYAAEIVSLPFVANGYHRQPKS, from the coding sequence ATGTCAGAAGAAATCCTCAAATCGACGCCCCTCGAAGACCGCCATATCGCGCTGGGTGCGCGCATGGTGCCGTTTGCCGGTTACAACATGCCCGTGCAATATGAGGGCGTGCTGGCCGAACACAAATGGACGCGAGCCTCCGCCGGTCTGTTCGATGTGTCGCATATGGGACAGGCGCGCATTACGGGCGAGGGGGCTATCGCCACGCTGGAAGCCCTGACCCCGACCGATTTCGCCGCCCTGAAAGCGGGCCGCCAGAAATATGCGCTGTTGCTGGCTGAAGACGGCGGCATTCTCGACGACTGGATGGTGTCGCGCCCTGAGGCCGAGGGCTTCTTTCTGGTGGTCAATGCCGCCTGCAAGGATCAGGATTTCGAGATCATCGCCGACGCCATCGCCGACGACGAAAATGGCCCCCCAGACGAACTTGAAGATGTCGAGTTTGAAGTGCTGACCGAGCGGGCGCTTCTGGCCCTGCAAGGGCCGAAGGCCAAGGACGTGATGCGCGAACTGTGCCCGGCGGCCTGTGACATGTATTTCATGGACTGCGGCACGTTTGAGCTGCTGGGCGAAACGGCGTTTATTTCGCGCTCCGGCTATACGGGCGAGGATGGCTTTGAGATCAGCTTCCCGGCGGAGCGCGTCGGCGATCTGTGGGACGAACTGCTCTCCAGCCCTCTGGTGAAGCCGATCGGGCTGGGCGCGCGCGACAGTTTGCGCCTGGAGGCCGGAATGCCGCTCTACGGGCATGAGATGGATGCAGGCTATACGCTGGTTGAGGCTAATCTTGGCTTCGCCATGCAAAAATCAAGACTTGAGCGCGGCGACATCAGGGGCATTGACAGGATCCGCGCCCAGCTTGGCGGCGATCTGGCGCGGGTGCGCGTCGCTATCCGCGTGCTGGCAGGCCCGCCCGCCCGCGAAGGTGCGAAAATTCTAGACGGCGACGGCGAGGAACTGGGCGTTGTGACGTCCGGCGTGCCGTCGCCCAGCCTTGGGGTTTCCATCGCTATGGGCTATGTGCCGCCCGCCTTTTCCGCCATCGGCACGGCTGTCCAACTGGAAGTGCGCGGCAAACCCTATGCCGCCGAAATCGTCAGCCTGCCGTTTGTGGCCAATGGCTATCATCGCCAACCGAAATCCTGA
- a CDS encoding NYN domain-containing protein, whose protein sequence is MAIGCRSVVKSFPSYPATKYADKSSGLSLTVTQSLTDQGDMSGAAGKNSQDGWRLPIFRKRAAFYYDGFNLYQAVDAYKRPYLKWLNLKALSRALAPKSEAVKRVVWCSAFRPAQKFKLKRHEDYMKALQGQGVICRMGHFIHATDTCKACGHGWQIAVEKQGDVNLALSIAADAEDNLFDICYLVTADGDHAATARYLKERFPKKKLVLVTPPGRYPNRHIERLADACLDIETRHLEAALLPQMAKYKARFLRSSEKIARPDIYNPPQVLQKKHLTLVVNNGAAHHG, encoded by the coding sequence ATGGCCATCGGCTGTCGATCCGTGGTGAAATCCTTCCCTTCCTATCCCGCCACAAAATATGCTGACAAATCCTCGGGCTTAAGCTTAACTGTTACCCAAAGCTTAACGGATCAGGGCGATATGTCGGGCGCGGCGGGGAAAAATTCGCAAGACGGATGGCGTCTGCCCATCTTCCGCAAGCGCGCGGCCTTTTATTATGACGGCTTCAACCTCTATCAGGCGGTCGATGCCTATAAGCGCCCCTATCTGAAATGGCTCAATCTGAAGGCCCTGAGCCGGGCGCTTGCGCCAAAATCAGAGGCCGTCAAGCGCGTGGTCTGGTGTTCGGCTTTCCGGCCGGCGCAGAAATTCAAGCTGAAGCGCCACGAAGACTATATGAAGGCGCTGCAAGGGCAGGGGGTGATCTGCCGCATGGGCCATTTCATCCACGCCACAGACACCTGCAAGGCGTGCGGGCACGGCTGGCAGATCGCGGTGGAAAAACAGGGCGATGTCAATCTGGCCCTGTCCATCGCTGCCGATGCCGAGGATAATCTGTTCGATATTTGCTATCTGGTGACGGCGGATGGCGATCACGCTGCCACGGCGCGCTATCTGAAGGAGCGGTTCCCGAAAAAAAAGCTGGTGCTGGTGACTCCGCCTGGCCGTTATCCCAATCGCCATATCGAACGGCTGGCCGATGCCTGCCTCGACATTGAAACCCGTCATCTCGAAGCGGCCCTGTTGCCGCAGATGGCGAAATATAAGGCTCGTTTTTTGCGTTCATCCGAAAAAATCGCCCGCCCGGACATCTATAATCCGCCGCAAGTGCTCCAGAAAAAGCACCTGACTCTGGTGGTCAATAATGGGGCGGCCCATCATGGCTGA